A genomic window from Astatotilapia calliptera chromosome 12, fAstCal1.2, whole genome shotgun sequence includes:
- the scarf2 gene encoding scavenger receptor class F member 2, translating into MEVKNSFTFLALVCLFFCSGFSQELNPKGRNVCKVLGSSTPVCCSGWGQLGTECLTPLCEGNFTCKDNEVCVRPNECRCRHGYFGASCNTKCPAEYWGPDCKGECHCYPNGQCDDLTGECTCNHNRWGPKCENVCLCQKGKCDQETGKCTCYPGFWGPQCNNNCYCSINSICDVMTGRCLCNPGWTGRNCALQCNCNNSPCDQFSGRCQCRERLWGPRCERNCQCLYGKCNQADGSCTCLPGYRGKFCREPCPAGFYGQNCRIRCGHCKGQQPCKVTGGSCITCERGWNGTRCDQVCAKGFFGENCQEVCPTCKDGHHCEPIYGKCSHCNPGWIGDRCDVRCPNGTYGENCENNCSHCFNGICHVVTGECLCDPGFYGTYCNMTCPTGQYGINCNQTCSCHDKNCDPVSGACYLQPNQRMGVIAAGTLVSFLLIVLLSLLCCCCLCRHKDNHNKKAKRILCGRFSRISTKLPRIPLRRQKLPKVVVAHHDPENTFNCSFIEPPSVAEQHSPSSWSSQGSFSSFESGDEGPVYCVPHEDSMNDKRSPSPAAEKPESVPDEDDAGEYTSLKDTSVTKTEGSEPQYALVARLSKQSKEDENSGKDRDGTPILEAKRNGKPPPSPGKPKPRPPDPSTKPKVSWIHGNTTGSPQPEQQGGIKALAVSKEKKRSSSDGSSKSEEWQRIKEKHHDRQKIQEGQEADASGSPKKHKPLRGKKSGDEHGSPSHMEHINGVVQSALKKISNFHCSSPEKKSVDSSKQTPKEPPKSPKVIHPHMNSEAATLLAAQLKEKTQSINRNEGTGLTKTNGLSTPRANREKPTPPQKAKRTGSTGLSQIEQGSTKPQLPTSSSLQKMVAPVKTNLGTPEAKSPEKQDLNGSRTGDPLDPTPKKTPIKKPPRKKGKEGTLDTSESKTPQQKTAIMPPQVVK; encoded by the exons ATGGAAGTAAAGAACTCTTTTACTTTTCTTGCGTTGGTTTGTCTTTTCTTCTGCTCCGGTTTCAGCCAAGAACTCAACCCCAAAGGCAGGAATGTGTGCAAAGTACTCGG ATCATCAACACCAGTGTGCTGCAGTGGATGGGGGCAGCTAGGAACTGAATGTCTGACAC CCCTCTGTGAAGGAAACTTCACCTGCAAGGACAATGAGGTGTGTGTCAGGCCAAATGAATGCCGCTGTCGTCATGGATACTTTGGAGCTAGCTGTAACACCA AATGCCCTGCAGAGTACTGGGGACCAGACTGCAAGGGAGAATGTCACTGTTACCCCAATGGCCAGTGCGATGATTTGACTGGCGAGTGCACCTGCAACCACAATCGCTGGGGACCTAAATGCGAGAATGTTTGTCTTTGCCAGAAGGGCAAGTGTGACcaagaaacaggaaaatgcaCATGCTATCCTGGCTTCTGGGGTCCTCAGTGCAACAACAACTGCTACTGCAGCATCAATTCAATCTGTGATGTGATGACAGGGCGATGCTTGTGCAACCCTGGCTGGACTGGGAGGAACTGTGCACTCCAGTGTAACTGTAACAATTCACCATGCGACCAGTTCTCGGGACGCTGCCAGTGCAGGGAGAGGCTTTGGGGTCCCCGCTGTGAGCGAAACTGCCAGTGCCTCTATGGCAAGTGTAACCAGGCTGATGGTTCATGTACCTGTCTGCCTGGGTACCGTGGGAAGTTCTGCAGGGAGCCATGTCCTGCTGGATTTTATGGTCAAAACTGCAGGATCAG GTGTGGGCACTGCAAAGGCCAGCAGCCCTGTAAAGTGACAGGAGGAAGCTGTATTACATGTGAGAGAGGATGGAATGGGACTCGGTGTGATCAGGTCTGCGCCAAGGGCTTTTTTGGTGAAAACTGCCAGGAAGTGTGTCCTACGTGTAAAGATGGTCACCACTGTGAGCCCATCTATGGCAAGTGTTCGCACTGTAACCCTGGCTGGATTGgggacag GTGTGACGTGCGCTGCCCCAATGGCACATATGGCGAGAACTGTGAAAACAACTGCAGTCATTGTTTTAATGGCATCTGTCATGTTGTTACCGGAGAGTGCCTCTGTGACCCCGGGTTTTATGGCACATA CTGCAATATGACCTGTCCAACTGGCCAGTATGGAATCAACTGTAACCAGACATGTTCTTGCCATGACAAGAACTGTGATCCTGTGTCTGGTGCCTGCTATCTCC AGCCCAACCAGCGGATGGGTGTGATTGCAGCTGGGACCTTGGTCTCCTTTTTACTGATTGTCCTCCTctcactgctgtgctgctgctgcctctgtcGGCACAAAGACAACCACAA CAAAAAAGCCAAACGGATCTTGTGTGGACGATTCAGCAGAATCAGCACTAAACTTCCCCGTATTCCACTGAGGAGACAGAAACTGCCCAAAGTAGTCG TAGCCCACCATGACCCAGAGAACACCTTCAACTGCAGCTTCATTGAGCCCCCCTCTGTGGCTGAACAgcactccccctcctcctggTCATCCCAGGGGTCCTTCTCTTCTTTTGAGAGCGGAGATGAGGGGCCAGTTTACTGTGTTCCGCATGAAG ACTCCATGAATGACAAGCGGAGCCCCAGCCCTGCAGCAGAGAAGCCAGAATCTGTCCCTGATGAAGATGACGCTGGTGAATACACCTCCCTGAAAGACACAAGTGTAACCAAAACAGAAGGTAGTGAGCCACAGTATGCCTTGGTCGCCCGCCTCTCCAAGCAGTCGAAGGAGGATGAGAACAGTGGCAAGGATAGAGATGGCACTCCTATATTAGAAGCCAAGCGCAATGGAAAGCCACCGCCTTCACCTGGCAAGCCCAAACCCCGGCCACCAGACCCATCCACTAAACCCAAGGTGTCATGGATACACGGGAATACCACAGGGTCTCCCCAGCCTGAGCAGCAGGGGGGAATTAAGGCACTTGCAGTGtcaaaggagaaaaagagaagttCAAGTGATGGCTCATCTAAGAGTGAAGAGTGGCAAAGAATAAAGGAAAAGCATCATGACCGACAGAAGATACAGGAGGGGCAGGAGGCAGATGCCAGTGGCTCccctaaaaaacacaaacctctGCGAGGAAAAAAGTCTGGGGATGAGCACGGCAGTCCCAGTCACATGGAGCACATCAATGGTGTTGTTCAGAGTGCCCTCAAGAAGATAAGTAATTTTCACTGCTCCTCGCCTGAAAAGAAAAGTGTTGATAGTTCAAAGCAGACCCCTAAGGAGCCACCCAAGAGCCCAAAGGTCATCCATCCTCATATGAACTCAGAGGCTGCTACGCTGCTTGCCGCTCAGCTCAAGGAAAAAACCCAAAGCATCAACAGGAATGAGGGAACAGGGCTGACAAAGACCAATGGTCTCTCCACACCAAGGGCAAATCGGGAGAAGCCCACACCTCCACAGAAAGCCAAAAGAACCGGCTCCACTGGATTGAGCCAGATTGAGCAAGGCTCCACCAAACCCCAGCTGCCCACCTCAAGTAGCCTACAGAAAATGGTGGCACCTGTAAAAACCAACCTTGGGACCCCTGAAGCCAAGAGCCCGGAAAAGCAGGACTTGAACGGCTCCAGGACAGGGGACCCACTGGATCCTACACCAAAGAAGACTCCCATAAAAAAACCACCCaggaagaaaggaaaggaaggtACTTTGGATACATCTGAAAGTAAAACACCACAGCAAAAGACAGCTATTATGCCACCACAGGTTGTGAAATAA